Below is a genomic region from Prolixibacteraceae bacterium.
GTCAGAGGAGTCGTACCATTAATATCCAACTCTATTTTCTCTAAAATAGTTGGGCTATAGGGTACCAATATCATTGGAATGGCGAAAGATGCGATAAGGATTGAATTGCTTATCTTCGATTGTCTACACGAAAGGGTAACAAGGATGGTATAATCAAAGATCAATAGTAGGTACCACCAAGTCGAGATGCCTTTAATATTTAAGAAGGCATAGATACCCATAAGAACAGGTAATACAAAAAAGAATGCACCATAAAGATATTGTCCTTTTCTTTTTTTCTCTTCTTTTTGATGGAATATGTAACCAAACCATACGGCAAAACCAAAAGCTACAGGCAGTGGATAAAGAATCAATTTAGAACTAGCTATGGAGAAAAATAACATCGGTATGGCTACTGCAAACAATAGTATTAACTGCATCTTTTTATCATACTTCACACCTCTTGTAAATGGTAAAAAAGCCCATGGTAGCAGAGCCGGAATAAAGGTGTACAAGTAGTAGTAGAACGGTTCTGATCGACGCAATGCTTGGGCATTCGCAAAACGATCAACCAACTGCTCTTGCGTAAAGAAATCCCAAAGTCCTTGATTGTTTCGTATCAATGCAACATACCACATCCCTCCTAAGACAATCATAATAAGTGCGGATACCCATCGTGTGATTCGATACGTAGGTTCTTTTGCGGGGCACATTTTCTTAATAGGATAGATCCATAAGACAGGTATAAGCATTGCTACTGGTCCTTTTGTCATGAACAAAATTGCCAAACTGATGCCCCAAAGTAAGTGATATATGTTCGGACACTTACTTCGTCTGTGCATTGTATAGAGGAAGATCGCCAGTAAAGAAAATGTATTTAAATAAGCATCGGTTGTAAGGTTTCGCACTGACATAATAACTACAGGAAGGGAAGCATAAATGACTGTTGTAATCTCAGAGACCCTCTGTTTGCCAAACCACTTTAAGGTGATGAAATAAACTAAAACTAATTGTATAAGGTAAGCTATCGATAAAAAAAAGCGACTACCAAAAGGGTTTATTCCAAAAATATTCTGTCCTAATGCGGTAATCCAATAGGTAATAGGAGGCTTATCAAAATGATATATCCCTTGTAACTGAGGTTGCAGATAGTCTCCTGTGGAAACCATCTCTCTTGCAATCTCGGCATAGCGTGCTTCGCTACTTTCTAGTACTCCCCATTGTCCTAAATGGAACAAGAAACAGAAACATATAATGCCAAGAAACAGTAGATAGATGGTGTTTTTTTTCATGCTTGTAGGGTTTTCATAAAATCAATGAAATTAAAGATACAAAAAATGAGGTTAGGAAAGGGTTATTTTTTTAATCGATCTTTAAAAAGTTCATCACTTCATTTCCATCAACAGTAAGATATAGATGACGATCTTTAATTTGATAACCATTCACTTTTTGTAGCAAAGAGGTGAATTCCATCTCTACATCCGAGTTGGGACATAACATTTTGGTCGATGCAATCATACCAAAGGATATTTTGCCACCTTCCAATAGATGGAAGTTACTATGGTATCTGTTACATCCCGTAGTCCCATATGCACGCTGTTTGCGTAGGTCTACTGTAAGAGTGGGAGCATTCGATTGAATGGCTTTATTATGAAGTTTCTTAAGTACCCACATATCATTAATACGGCTACTTGATGTGTCTATAACAGTGCCTAACGACTGGGTCACCTTATATAATCCTTGGTCTTTATTTTTCTCAAGTTTTACGGATTGGGTGTATCCCATCTGCATCTCCGCTCCAACCAATTTCTGCGCATTCACGAAAAGTTGTTGTCCGTGTACATCTTGAAGAATAAGCTGTTTCTCTCCTTGGTCTACCTCATGGTAGTATGGTAGAATATTAACAGTTTTTTTAGTAGCAAACTTCGTTGTAGTACAACTGCTCATCATAAGGCATAGCAGGGCTGTAAGTAACGATAAGTGATTAAAATATTTCATCTCAGTAATTTAAGTAATTGAATGGACTGGTCCATCCCTTCTTGTACCTATTAAAGGTAGAGATAAAATAGGGTTATGAATATTGACTTAACTTCTCTTAGTCTTTTTTAAACTTGCAACGATGTTTCGGGCATGTGATCAAACGAATGAGACGGTTCGAACTTTTGAACCCATAAGACTGGACCCTCTGAGCCAATAACTTCTAATGTGTCGCCCATTCTCACTTCTTCTTTAGATTTGATAGACCAGATCTTTAGATCTAAGTTGCCTCTCCCAACAGTTAGTGGTTCCAAATCTTCTTCTGCAACAATAATATTACCTTTTAATCTAGACATATAACTGCTGTAATTTTCAACTTCACTACTCTTGTTTCTAGACTTGCGAAAATAGGAGTGAAGGGAGCTGATAATAACTATTCCTATCGTAAGAAAAAAGATTGCTTGCATATATATGTTGAATTGTGGAAATAGAAGGGCTAGCATCCCACATACCAAAGCATCGACAGAAATGCCTAAGAAGTAAATGTTGTTATAGATGAATTCCAATAATAGGAAAACACTAGTTACAAGGAACCATATGATGATTGTTGAGAACACGATAGTAAATTTTTTCTTTAGATTGTTATGCGCTATATCAGAATCCTTTGAGGTCTTATATCGAATGTATAACTAATTATGCTATTTTCATTATTTTTTACACGAAAGAAACATTTTTGTTGACGAAAAGCCTGTTTTTTTACGTATATGGCTCGAATGAAAAATATTTATAATCCATATAGGTAAATTCATGAGAATAGATTAAACTTGCATCTTATGTCGTATGATATTGAGAATAAACAGGGGTGTGTATCTCTGTTTGTATAAAGATTTTGTGTGTTCATGGTTGATATTGAGTGTATTGTGTCGGAGTCGCATAGGCTCCTAAAGGAATATTTTGGATATGACGCTTTCCGCCCATTGCAAGAGGAAATTGTGCGTCATGTAATGCAAGGCAATGATAGCTTAGTGTTGATGCCTACTGGTGGTGGAAAATCTCTGTGTTTTCAGATTCCATCATTAATGTTACCTGGTGTGACAGTGGTGGTCTCTCCTTTAATTTCATTGATGAAGGATCAGGTAGATGGATTAAATGCCAACGGTATTGCTGCTGCTTTTTTGAATAGTACCCTTTCTGAAGAGGAGGAGGTCTATATCATGCAACAGTGTCGTATGGGAAAAATATCTCTACTTTATGTTTCTCCTGAGAGAATTACGCGTAGTTTTGAGAAGATATTTGGAATGCTAAATGTTTCACTTCTTGCTGTGGATGAAGCTCATTGTATCTCTAGTTGGGGGCATGATTTTCGTCCTGAATATCAGCAGTTAAAGTGGATAAAGCACACTTTTCCAAAACTGCCCATTATTGCATTGACAGCCACTGCTGATAAGACTACGCGTAGCGATATTGTCACACAACTAGGTCTCCATAATGAACGAACATTTCTGGCCTCATTTAATCGTCCAAACTTAAGTTTAGAGGTGCGTGTCGGTGTTGGAGCTAAAGACAAGGATCGTGAAATTATTGATTATATTCGATCGCGTCCTAACGATTCAGGAATCATCTATTGTATGAGTCGCAAGAGTTGTGAGAAACTCTCGTCAAAACTCAATGCCAAAGGGCTTCAAACCAACTACTACCATGCTGGCCTTTCTGCCAAGCAGCGCGAAAATGTACAGGATGATTTTATCAATGATCGTACCCCAGTGATATGTGCCACAGTTGCTTTTGGTATGGGTATCGATAAATCCAATGTTCGTTGGGTAATACACTATAATCTTCC
It encodes:
- a CDS encoding glycosyltransferase family 39 protein, whose amino-acid sequence is MKKNTIYLLFLGIICFCFLFHLGQWGVLESSEARYAEIAREMVSTGDYLQPQLQGIYHFDKPPITYWITALGQNIFGINPFGSRFFLSIAYLIQLVLVYFITLKWFGKQRVSEITTVIYASLPVVIMSVRNLTTDAYLNTFSLLAIFLYTMHRRSKCPNIYHLLWGISLAILFMTKGPVAMLIPVLWIYPIKKMCPAKEPTYRITRWVSALIMIVLGGMWYVALIRNNQGLWDFFTQEQLVDRFANAQALRRSEPFYYYLYTFIPALLPWAFLPFTRGVKYDKKMQLILLFAVAIPMLFFSIASSKLILYPLPVAFGFAVWFGYIFHQKEEKKRKGQYLYGAFFFVLPVLMGIYAFLNIKGISTWWYLLLIFDYTILVTLSCRQSKISNSILIASFAIPMILVPYSPTILEKIELDINGTTPLTEFIVQRGLNKGHVIVYDERVASLDFQLQKQTYEIEDGNYLLKRNTSFQKDTNWQKHLLSFKTQRTDIMKLVNQPSILIFKYKVPKQALFLTRAYNKQVHIGKWILYYHHKDIESSTLRVE
- a CDS encoding META domain-containing protein: MKYFNHLSLLTALLCLMMSSCTTTKFATKKTVNILPYYHEVDQGEKQLILQDVHGQQLFVNAQKLVGAEMQMGYTQSVKLEKNKDQGLYKVTQSLGTVIDTSSSRINDMWVLKKLHNKAIQSNAPTLTVDLRKQRAYGTTGCNRYHSNFHLLEGGKISFGMIASTKMLCPNSDVEMEFTSLLQKVNGYQIKDRHLYLTVDGNEVMNFLKID